In the genome of Lactuca sativa cultivar Salinas chromosome 3, Lsat_Salinas_v11, whole genome shotgun sequence, the window CTCTTATTCCTTCTCAAAAATTGTGTGAAGTGTGTGCTTCAAAGGTTTTCTCTTCTAAGATCATAAACTTTGTAAGTTGATATAACATTCAAGTTGTTTTATTTCCAAATTTCACTAAGATAAATTCTCAAACAACATCATTTTCATGTTTATGCTCCTAGAACTACCTCAACTTCGAAAACCTCCTTAAGGAAGCACTCTAGGCCGAAAACCTCCTTCACTTTCCTCCTCAAACCGAaaaacaccccaaggtgagtttTATACCCCTGTTTTCGAGTTTTCCCttctttaaggggggggggggatactagTCAAAGTCATATGTAAATCTTTGTATATTTGCTTATATGTGCATGTATTGTATGATATGTCTGTTAAATGTTGTGAAATTCGTGCTAAGGGTCCatgaactcgagatttttggttAAATCTGAAGTTGTTGGAGTTAGTTAACTTGATATGTTGTTAAAAACGAAAACTAGTTTCTAAATGAAACATGTTTCACTTGAAGCATGGTAAATATCACAAGGTTTAGTCCAAGAATATGTTTAAACAAATTTTTGgcatgaaaacatgaaaatgatAAAATACGGAAGTTTCACTAAAAATGGACTGATTTCGGCCATAAAAGTAAGAATGGGCCATTTTTGGACATTCTAATAAAAATGGACCAAAAATAGACTATTTAGCAAACATGGGCCATTTTGAACACTTTTGTCAAAATGAGCCTTAAATGaatatttttgtaaaaatgagTCATTTTCGATAATTTTGGCACTATTGGGCCATTTTCGACATTCATGGTAATAATGGGCCATTATTGACATTGTGGATAATATTGGGCCGTTTATAAACATTTTAGTAAAAATGAGCCTCTTATAAAAATTTGGGTAAAAATTGGGTCTTATGTGACAACTCTTTTTTCATTGGGCCTTATATGACAAATTTTATGTTAATTGGAGCTTTACTGATAATTTTAGTAAAATTGGACCTTTCATGACAATTTGGGTAACAATAGGCTGTTGTTGACAACAATAGTAAAAATGTGATATTTTGACATTTTCGGTAAAAACGATTATATTTTTATCACTTATGGTTTGTAGTCGAAAATATATACTAGTAACATTATTTATAACGTTATAATGAAACTCAATAGTCGCATAAATTTCGTTGAGCCTCTTTCGACACTCCTTCACTCGTACATACCTAGTGTACATAGAAAGTcctatagttataaccagagtctcctggagggaaaaCGAgatattgtgtatagatctatacgaggttaACACCCCCATACCTGAGgtgctcgctacagctagacagaCCAGTCTAGGATGAAAATTATATTTAGAAACCGACGTTTAAATAACGTCAAGGCAAACACTctcgtcatattagtatggttgtaACAACTCACATATAAAGAATaacaatattatattatattaaaatttacGCAATATCAAGCCTTTTTTATGGTTGTATTTGCCAATCTTGAACCCAAAAGTTATAATCAAACTTCATAATTTGAAGAATGGTGAGAACCTATGAGTTCTCAGTAAAATGGCATGGATATGAATAAGACTTGGTTTATTGTACCTTTATTTTTGGACAAAAAAATTTTGCTCACCAAACGTAGAGGTAAACGACAGCTAGTTGAGAATTTTAGTTATAGTGTTTTAAATACTGATTTTTATATCAACTAGTAAGAGAATGATTGtacattttatttgtttttttttacataatGATCTAACATTCAGAGAATATGTTCTCACTGCATTCTGTTTGTTTGCCAAGTTTGCAtcgttattattaatattaaaattcAAGCGACAATTTGATTATTTATAAGACTCTAAACAACAATTTCATACTTTTTAACTTAATATTTCTTGTACATCTTGTAATAAATATGAATTAGTTAATGACATGCGATCCTTAATATGGAGATTAATTATGGGTATTACATTGACTAAATATCAATATCTTATAAAAATGGAACTAGTGATATCATGAAAGATGAAAGATGTTATGAAAAGAGGACGAAGAGGTGATAATTTTAAATAATAGTCCAGCTTTAACTAAGCCATGTTCCAACTTCCGATAACCgtacaatttaacaaaaaaaaaaaagatattagtGGTTGTCTTGTGAGTAGGTGATTTCAAATTAGAACGGTTTAGTTTTAAACAAAACCGTTTATGGAAGTTTAATTATGTAAATTACTTATATAACATTTTATCATAATATAATCTTTTATAGTTAAATTATATTAAGAATGATGTGTTAGTTTATTATTGGTTCTTTGCATTTTCACAAATTAGATGATTTTTGCATGAGCTTATATTCAAAATGCTATATAATCTAATCATAAACTACATTAATATTTCAACTCTTAATTACTTTATGTTTACTTTCAatatttatttggtaaattttgaaattttatttatatCCCTAAACTTTtacaattaattaaaattataagacTTAAATAATCTgtgtaattttaaaattttgaaacccTAAAACACAATAATTTTTTTGGCTTCTCCAATAGAGCTAGTTTAATTATCAAAATTAATCATTTAAGTAAGAAAAGGTTTATCAACATAAAATAAGGCAGCCATACATATGCTAGCACAAATGGAGAGCATGGCAGTACTTGGCAAATAAGGCAAGAAAACAGGTCAAGCTTTGTTGccccaaaaatcacttcattgcATGTTAAGCTTCCACATCTCCCAAAGAGTGtaagtgttgtttgttttttcaaaaGCAAAAATGTCTGAAGTCTgtggaccacctctgcaaccctctgtAGTAAAAGAAGTGGAACAAATGGCtgcaacatttaaaaaaaaatatgtttgttttttaacgtctgcagactACTGCAGTAAATTAAAGTAAGACGTGAAGAGGTTTGAAACAGTTGGTTTAGTGCTGCGCCACGCTGCACACGCACAACTGTTTTTAAGTCAGaagtcttctgaaaaacaaacaactGCAAATGGTCAaatgttgcgcgtgtgctgcacGGCGCAGCAATAAGAGGCCAGAAGAGGATTTTTAGAAAAAACAATCAGCACTTAAGTAACAACGACCCACATTAGTTATACACAAAAATGTCTTCAAGTCATCCACCAATACAATCTACCAATCTGTGCCATcaattttaccaaaaaaaaagcaaaaagaatgaGTAGTATCTAGTGAGAAATTTCATGATATATTACTGAGGTTCAACAAAAACAAGTATTATTTTACCAAATATGATTTTATTTCGTAAGAGAAAATCGAGCTACTTAACAAACAAGGTTTTTGAAAGATATATAAATGGCATATACTCCATTAACTCCCAACTAATCCTTTGAAGCTATAAAGAGAGTTTACAATTTTTTCTCTCTTGTCAAAACTTCAAATTTAGAGGAAAAAAGAAACAACCATTGAGTCATTCAATTGAGATAAGTCCCTCAGAGTCACAGACTATGGTGGTGTCATCTGCCTCATGTAAGCCTTCCTCTCATGGATGTGTTCAATAAGCTTATGCGCCAGAGAATTATCTTCCATTGGGTCTGAATCTATGATTCCCCAATGACTAAACACACATTGTGGGGAAGCCTTCAATGATaaagacttgaaagcatcatatAACTCGAATGATTCTCTTACGGGAATATATGCCTCAAAGGTGACCCACCGGCTCAGCGTCCTGTGTCTCATTTTACGAAACCAACCGCGTCTTTGTTGAAACACACTTTTTATCTTCTCAAGTGATTGCTCATAAGCTTGTATTTCAACCAAAAATATTGGCTCCATTAGTCTTGGTCCTGCTGTCAGTTGAGAAGCCAAAACTGCATCCCGAGCAGTTATAATCAGTTCATCGAGATCGAGATCATGGGTCATCATTGGGTCATCACATAAAATCTCAAAACAAATACCTCTCATCGTCTCTCCGGCTAACCCACCGGCCCTACAGGCCTGCTGGAAACCTTCAATAACAGCTTTCTTGAAATCGTTAGAGTAATCAGCTTCCTTGCACCCACCAATTAATATATTTGTCCCACCGAAACACCAAATACGTTTTGTGAAATTTTTGTCCCAATTGGGTTCTTCACACATGTACTTTGTACAGGCTTCCCAGCCTTCCTGGTCATCATTGGGACCAAACAACCTGTCCTCTATGGCATAAGTAATTATGACACCCAGGGGTGTGGCCCTCACACCCAGGAGGTTATCATCATCACTTGGTGATACCTCTGAAACAACCGTTTCAGAGAAAGAAACGAACGGGGCGGAAATGTCGATTTCCGTCCCGTCCAAAAAACTGTCCTTCAAGGCATCCAAACAGATTTTCAAATGGAGCACGCCACCACACGAAATAACATGTCTAGCAGAATCTTGTGTGTAACTAAAGATGGGATCTGTCTTGGCCAGACACTCTAAGCCCCTCATGAGTTTGGGGAGATCGGATGCCACCTTACACCGGACTGCAACACATACAACCGGCACCGCAGATAACCTCATGGTGCGCATCGGGTATGCCTCGGTTTCTTTCTCTGAGGTTATAGTTGCATTTTTGGTGATAAATTGATCCAAACCTAGCAACATTAATACTGTGTTTCCGCATGGAACATTTTTTACGATTCCTTGTTTTTTTCCAATGCAAATAGCAGTTTTTTCCACAATAGTGACAGAGAAATCCTTGTGTTGAGCATAATTAGATCCCAATACCCCGACCTTCATACCGGTTGAAACCCGTCCCGCAAAAACCCGGCCTAGAACCCAGAATCGACCCGTGTCTTCGGATGCAGGAATCATTTTCGATACATAGAGCATGAGAGGGCCATTGGGGTCGCAGTTTCTAATTGCCTCAGCATACTTATCATCTTTAGGACCTTCATACAAAATCTCCACACGGTATTTTTGAGCAACGCAGGGTGAAGGCAAATGAAACACCATCATTTTTAGTAAAACGGGAGGAGCGGGAAACCACTTCCGCATAACACTTTTCACCAATTCTCTGCCCACCAATTTTTTCTCTTTAGACGTCAATGTAACGCCAAGTTCTTTCAATACAGGCAATAACCGATCCTTCTGGTCATTCATGCAATACCCAATCACCGCCATAATAGGTTTATAACAAAACTGAACAAACCCACGTTTGCAATTGCGAGAACTGTATCTTTTTTTGCTCCATGTTTGCGTTTCCAGATTAAAATAGTTGTCACCCCAAAGTCTCTCCATCATCGTTGGCACGTCAACATCAAACTCAAGAGCGTACTTTTCCGCGAAATATTTCAACGTAAATGCCCATCCATGAATCCCAGACGAAAACGCCACGTTGCCTTTTGCGGGGCTCACCGTGACATCATCTAACTGCGGGACCTTATTGATATCAATGGTGGCATTCACCTCATTAATGATCCCTTCCAAAGTTTTATACACTTCTTCACTATCGGCTTCGCAGTCAAGGAAACATGTTTCCATTTTGTTAACGGTCAACGCGGGCCGTATTCCTTCAAGGAGTGCGTGGCGAATGACGTTTTTGGTTTGGATGCAAACACCCTCGCTACAGTCAACAACAGCAAGAGCGCCATCGGTGATACGGAGAGCAGCATTAACTTCCCCAGAAAATTCAATGTGCCCTGGTGAGTCAATGAGATTGATGATGTACTTTCTTCCGTTATGTTCTCCTTCGAAGGCTTTGAGGTCTGATTCTGTCATTTCATAGTAGATTGAAGTGTTGGTTGACTTGATGGTGAAATCGCCAACACCTTCTTCGGGGATGCTACCAGTAAAAGCCACAAGGGAATCATTCAATGTGGATTTTCCTATTAGGTTAAAAAGACGAATGATTATtagttaaattaaaattaaatatgatgTTTATAAATTCAATTCTACCATGGTCAAAAGCACCGATAATAGATATATTGCGTAAGTTATGTTTGAAATCCATAACCTTACGAACTTCATCAGCTGTAAACTTCACTTTTGCCTTCGCCTTCGCCTTCGATTTCGTCTGTTGGATTGTGGGGTTTGAAAGGGCAATTTATAAAGTAAATTTATATTATAATTTGATGAAatagcaaatatatatatatatatatatatatatatatatatatatatatatatatatatatatatatatatatatatatatatacaccattTGGAATGTTAAATGCTTCTAACAGAATCCTGCAAGAAAAAATAGCAAAAAGCGAATGGGTTAACATTACAAATGGCAATACCGaagaaaatatattaaaaatctgAAAAAAAAGATATGGGCTGGGACAATCCAGACGGCGATGAGCGACCAGATGTGGGTCGATTGACGATGCTTGcctgaaaaagaaagaaaacaaacaAAGCTGCGACGATTCCACGGAGGTTCCGACCAGATGTAGgaatattgatagtggctgcgtACAGATGGAGGAGCTGCGACGATTCCGACGCCGACAAGAAGGGCGACGGCGATTTCGACAAGCATCGTCGAAAGGAAGAGACCAGGCGAGTATTCGTGAAATTGAAAGCCCCAAGCGGAACGGAAGGACGTTAGAGACTTAGGCCATCTACAATGGTCGGAGAGTTTAACGGGAAAAGAAAGCTTATGTGTCAGTTTACAAACCATTGTCGAGTGGGTTGATTGAATGAGGGGTTTAAACTCCATTCAACGGTGGTACGGCTTTTcttatcttttttctttttttttttctcaatttattatataaacttattttttctttcttttgtttTTCTCATTTTATTGtaaatactttttttttgtttttctttctcaATAGAaagtaatatttaatttttttttgcaataaacaataaatatatatatatatatatatatatatatatatatatatatatatatatatatataatattatactttattttattttatattcaataatttaatttattaagttacttcatattttttattctaaacaataaaaaaatatatataaatcttaaaaacattttaaaaagatAACATCTTATTTATTATAATACAACATAGTGATATTACATATTAATAAAACGTTCCCAAATATGCTCCATTAAATCATGTCGAAGAGCATGATGTACAGCATTATCGCGTAGTTCAGAGTTTCTTTGAATTTGATATTGAACTTCTTCGACAGGTCCCCGATTCACACGTATAGGAGGATCAACATCATCTGACCAATTACTAATTGCATTTCCTTTATTTTCTACGATCATATTATGTAATATAATGCATGTATACATTATATCCTTTATGTTTTTAAGTTGCCACGATCTTGCTGGACCTCGTACAATTGCCCAACGAGATTGAAGAACACCAAATGCTCTCTCCACATCCTTTCTTGCAGCCTCTTGCATTTCTTTAAACTTGATCCT includes:
- the LOC111901405 gene encoding elongation factor 2, whose translation is MLVEIAVALLVGVGIVAAPPSASIVNRPTSGRSSPSGLILLEAFNIPNGTKSKAKAKAKVKFTADEVRKIRLFNLIGKSTLNDSLVAFTGSIPEEGVGDFTIKSTNTSIYYEMTESDLKAFEGEHNGRKYIINLIDSPGHIEFSGEVNAALRITDGALAVVDCSEGVCIQTKNVIRHALLEGIRPALTVNKMETCFLDCEADSEEVYKTLEGIINEVNATIDINKVPQLDDVTVSPAKGNVAFSSGIHGWAFTLKYFAEKYALEFDVDVPTMMERLWGDNYFNLETQTWSKKRYSSRNCKRGFVQFCYKPIMAVIGYCMNDQKDRLLPVLKELGVTLTSKEKKLVGRELVKSVMRKWFPAPPVLLKMMVFHLPSPCVAQKYRVEILYEGPKDDKYAEAIRNCDPNGPLMLYVSKMIPASEDTGRFWVLGRVFAGRVSTGMKVGVLGSNYAQHKDFSVTIVEKTAICIGKKQGIVKNVPCGNTVLMLLGLDQFITKNATITSEKETEAYPMRTMRLSAVPVVCVAVRCKVASDLPKLMRGLECLAKTDPIFSYTQDSARHVISCGGVLHLKICLDALKDSFLDGTEIDISAPFVSFSETVVSEVSPSDDDNLLGVRATPLGVIITYAIEDRLFGPNDDQEGWEACTKYMCEEPNWDKNFTKRIWCFGGTNILIGGCKEADYSNDFKKAVIEGFQQACRAGGLAGETMRGICFEILCDDPMMTHDLDLDELIITARDAVLASQLTAGPRLMEPIFLVEIQAYEQSLEKIKSVFQQRRGWFRKMRHRTLSRWVTFEAYIPVRESFELYDAFKSLSLKASPQCVFSHWGIIDSDPMEDNSLAHKLIEHIHERKAYMRQMTPP
- the LOC111918667 gene encoding uncharacterized protein LOC111918667 isoform X2 encodes the protein MLKVQDVLGKFRRYIDRNREEGHKRLWKDYFDEHPVFPPQTFRRRFRMRRELFVQIVNDGIYPEWATMVKSFPHPADPKRIKFKEMQEAARKDVERAFGVLQSRWAIVRGPARSWQLKNIKDIMYTCIILHNMIVENKGNAISNWSDDVDPPIRVNRGPVEEVQYQIQRNSELRDNAVHHALRHDLMEHIWERFINM